The sequence CGAGTCGAGCATGCCGTCCTTCAGCGAGAGGTATAAGGAGCTCTACGAGGACGTTATCATGAACAACGACGAGAGGAACAGGGCAATAGTGGAAAAGGCCAAGGAGCTCGTCAGAAAGGGCCACCGCGTCCTCATAGACGTCAAGCGCATAGAACACGGCAAAATCCTGAAGGAGATGCTCGATAGAGAGGGTGTGAAGGCAGAGTTTCTCAGCTCTCAGAGCCCGAACCGCTGGGAGGTCCTTGAGGCGTACAAAAACGGCGAGATTCCTGTTTTGATCTCAACGCTGCTCAAGGAGGGTGTTGACATCCCAGAGATTTCGGCAATAATACTGGCCGGCGGCGGAAAGAGCGACATAATGACGATACAGACCATAGGAAGGGCTCTGAGACCGAAGAAGGGCATGAGAGCTGTTATAGTTGACGTCGCCGACGACGACCCGCTACTTTACACGCACTTCATAGAAAGGCAGAAGGCACTGAAGCAGTACTACGGAAAGTACTACGACAGGGAATTAAAGCTCGACGAGGCAGTCTCCAAAAAGCGCCGCGCGCGCAAGGGCCCTTGAATAGCGCTCAAAGAGGTCGCGCTTTGCCTTGGCAAGGCCTTTTTTGTCGGTTTTGAACTCGATGTCGGGATACTCTATGTGCCACAGGACGAGGTTCTCTGGAGGGGCGGGTGGGACCTTCTTTCTGTAAGTTCCCGCGAGCATAGCCCTCACATCTTCAGGCTCAAGGAGTCCAAGCCCGCAGAAGCGGAGCGCGTTGACTATCCTCCGCACCATCTCCCAGAGAAAGCTCTTGCCTGTGATTTCCACCAAGTAGTAGCCGTTCCTCGGGATTATCCTTACCTCCGTTATCTCCCTTACGGGATCCCTCCCAGGCTCAAGCTTTGCGAAGGCCGAGAAGTCATGGACGCCCTCAAAGAGCCGGGCGCACTCGATGACCTTCTCAAGGTCAAAGCCCTCATCGATGAGGTAGTAGCGGTAGGTCTTTGAGCCGGCCCAGAACCTTGGATGGAACTCGTCGGGAACGTCGGCGACGCCGAGAACCCAGAGGTCTTTGAGGTGATGGTTTAAGACTTCTGGCCTTGCGAGGTCGGCCCTCTCACTGGGAACGAAGGAAACGGCGTTGAAGAAGGCCGAGACCCCCCTGTCAGTCCGGGAAGCACCTTTGAAGTCGTTTTCTTCCGGGCTTTCGATGATTCTAAGCTTCGTCAGAACCTGGATAAGCTCTCCCTCAACGGTTCTAACCCCGGGCTGTCTCTGAAAGCCGTAGAATGCCGTCCCATCGTAGGCCACGCGGAGGGCGAGCTTCATAAGATCACCCTAAAACTGGTGGGGCCGCCGGGATTTGAACCCGGGTCACGGGCTCCCAAAGCCCGCAGGATGGGCCAAGCTACCCTACGGCCCCTTGCCCTGGAATAAGGCCCCTGCAAAGCTTATAAACTTTGCGGGTTTTAGTTCCTTGGCTGGGGGTAGTGATAATGCATGAGAACAAACGGCCAAGGGTCTCTATAATAATTCCAACCTACAACGAGCGAGACAACCTTGATGAGCTGTTCCAAAGGATATCGGATGCGCTGAAAAAGGAAGGCTACGAGTTTGAGATCATAGTAGTGGATGACGACTCTCCCGATGGAACGTGGCGCCACGCAATGGAGCTGGCCGCGAAGTATCCGGTTAAGGTAATCCGCAGAATGGACGAGAAGGGCCTCTCCTCAGCAGTTATCCGGGGCTTCAAGGAGGCAAGCGGCGACGTGTTCGTGGTGATGGACGCTGACCTGCAGCACCCGCCGGAGAAGATCCCCGAACTAGTGAGAGCCATTGAAGAAGGGGCAGACATAGCGATAGCAAGCCGCTACATTCCTGGGGGAGGGGTGGAGAACTGGTACTGGTACCGGAAGCTGATTTCCAAGGGTGCCATAATGGTAGGAAGACTCGCATTACCTAGAATAAGGGACATCAAAGACCCAGTCAGCGGCTTTTTTGCCCTCAAAAGGGAGGTCGTGGAGGGCGTTGAGCTGAACCCAATCGGCTTTAAAATACTCATGGAGATTCTCATCAAGGGAAACTACCGGAAGGTCGTTGAAGTGCCCTTCAAGTTTGGCCTCAGAAAGGCCGGGGAGAGCAAGCTAGGCGGGAAGACTATCATATCCTACCTTAAGCACGTTTACAGACTCATGCGCTGGTCCGGAGAGCTTGACAGGCTCGTGAAGTTCAGCATCGTTGGTCTATCCGGGATCCTCGTGAACGAGGGCTTTCTCTGGCTCTTTGTTCACCTCGGTCTAAGCAAGTACATTGCCAACGTTCCCGCCACCGAACTCGCTATACTCAACAACTTCTTCTGGAACGACCTCTGGACGTTTAAGGATTTAAGAACTGCTCCACTCTGGAGGAGGCTGCTGAGTTTCCACATCGCCGCATTGATGGGAGCCCTCGTACAGTGGGCGATATACGCCCCCCTTGTCTATATCGGCGTCCACTACCTTATAGCCAACCTAATCGGCATAGGCGCTTCCTTTGTTGTCCGCTTCCTCTTCAACAGAAACGTGACGTGGGGATAAGGGAAAAACGGAGATTACTCCCCGTATTTTCTCTTTTTCGCGGCCTCGACCAGCCCCCTGAACACCGGCGCGGGCCTCATGGGCTTCGACTTGAACTCGGGATGAAACTGGGTCGCTATGAAGTAGCTGTGGTCAGGCAACTCAAGTATCTCCATCCTCCTCTCGTCGTCGCCCGCTATTCCGCTGAAGACGAGGCCAGCATCTTCGAGCTTTTCAACGTAGTCGGGGTTGACCTCCCAGCGGTGCCTGTGCCTCTCGTAGACTATGTCTCTGCCGTAGAGCCTCTTTGCTAGGGTGTTAGGCTTTATGTGAACTGGGTAAGCACCAAGCCTCATCGTCCCGCCGAGCCTGTCAAGGTCCCTCTGCTCGGGCATCAGGTCAACGACGGGGTAAGGCGTCTGCGGGTCTATCTCCGTTGAGTGTGCGCCTTTAAGCCCCAGAACGTTCCTCGCGAACTCGACAACGGTGAGCTGGAAGCCGAAGCAGATCCCGAGGAATGGAATGTCGTTCTCCCTCGCGTAGCGTATCGCCATAATCTTGCCCTCGCTTCCGCGCGCTCCAAAGCCGCCGGGGACTATAATGCCGTCAACGCCTTCGAGAAGCTTGACCCCTTCCCTCTCAACGTCTTCAGCCTCGACCCACCTTATCCTCACCTTGACATCGTTTGCCACGCTTGAGTGCTTTAGCGCCTCCTTGATGCTCAGGTAGGAGTCCGCCAACTTGACGTACTTTCCAACGACCGCGATTTCAACTTCCCTGTCAAGATTCTTGTACTTCTCCACCATCTCGCGCCACTTCTCAAGGTCGGGCTCCCTTTCTGGAAGGCCAAGCCTCTTCACGAGGTACCTCGCGAGCCCCTCCTTTTCGAGCATTAAAGGCACTTCGTAGGTGTCCTCAACGTCGTAGGCGCTTATTACAGCCTCCTCGGGGACGTTGGTGAAGAGGCTTATTTTCCTCCTCGCGCTCTCCTCGAGGGGCTCTTCGGAGCGGGCGACTATGGCATCTGGCTGGATTCCGAGCGAGCGGAGCTCCTTGACGCTGTGCTGGGTCGGCTTGGTCTTCTGCTCACCAACCACTTTGAGCTTGGGCACGTAGGTAACGTGGACGAAGGCAACGTTATCCCTGCCTTCCTCAAGCTGCATCTGCCTGGCGGCCTCAAGGAACGGCATCCCCTCGATGTCTCCAACGGTTCCGCCGATTTCGACGATGACGACGTCGTAGTCCCTCGCGATTCTCCTGATGCGCTCCTTTATCTCGTTGGTGATGTGAGGGATCACCTGAACCGTCGCGCCGAGGTACTCCCCTTTCCTCTCCTTCTCGATGACGGCGGAATAGACCTTTCCGGTGGTTATGTTGTGGTCGAAGCTCAGGCTTGTGTCAAGGAAGCGCTCGTAGTTGCCGAGGTCGAGGTCAACCTCACCGCCGTCGTCGAGAACGAAGACCTCGCCGTGCTGGTAGGGGTTCATGGTTCCCGCGTCGTAGTTGAGGTAGGGGTCGATCTTGATGTTCGTCGTCCTAAAGCCCCTCGCCTTCATGAGCATGCCGAGAGAAGCGCTGGTAATCCCTTTCCCGAGACCGCTAACAACGCCACCCGTAACAAAGATGAACTTCGCCATGGTAAAACCTCCCTAAGTTACGTGGAACCTTGAGCCGAAGATGTTTAAAAAGTTTAAGGGAACAAGGGAAAGAAAAAAGAGGGCATCAAGGCTTATTGTTCCGTGATCATAAACTTCTGCCCTGCATTCAGGATGTTTATCCGCGCTGGTATAGACCCACAAGCTC is a genomic window of Thermococcus guaymasensis DSM 11113 containing:
- a CDS encoding glycosyltransferase yields the protein MHENKRPRVSIIIPTYNERDNLDELFQRISDALKKEGYEFEIIVVDDDSPDGTWRHAMELAAKYPVKVIRRMDEKGLSSAVIRGFKEASGDVFVVMDADLQHPPEKIPELVRAIEEGADIAIASRYIPGGGVENWYWYRKLISKGAIMVGRLALPRIRDIKDPVSGFFALKREVVEGVELNPIGFKILMEILIKGNYRKVVEVPFKFGLRKAGESKLGGKTIISYLKHVYRLMRWSGELDRLVKFSIVGLSGILVNEGFLWLFVHLGLSKYIANVPATELAILNNFFWNDLWTFKDLRTAPLWRRLLSFHIAALMGALVQWAIYAPLVYIGVHYLIANLIGIGASFVVRFLFNRNVTWG
- the truA gene encoding tRNA pseudouridine(38-40) synthase TruA, with product MKLALRVAYDGTAFYGFQRQPGVRTVEGELIQVLTKLRIIESPEENDFKGASRTDRGVSAFFNAVSFVPSERADLARPEVLNHHLKDLWVLGVADVPDEFHPRFWAGSKTYRYYLIDEGFDLEKVIECARLFEGVHDFSAFAKLEPGRDPVREITEVRIIPRNGYYLVEITGKSFLWEMVRRIVNALRFCGLGLLEPEDVRAMLAGTYRKKVPPAPPENLVLWHIEYPDIEFKTDKKGLAKAKRDLFERYSRALARAALFGDCLVEL
- the pyrG gene encoding glutamine hydrolyzing CTP synthase, translated to MAKFIFVTGGVVSGLGKGITSASLGMLMKARGFRTTNIKIDPYLNYDAGTMNPYQHGEVFVLDDGGEVDLDLGNYERFLDTSLSFDHNITTGKVYSAVIEKERKGEYLGATVQVIPHITNEIKERIRRIARDYDVVIVEIGGTVGDIEGMPFLEAARQMQLEEGRDNVAFVHVTYVPKLKVVGEQKTKPTQHSVKELRSLGIQPDAIVARSEEPLEESARRKISLFTNVPEEAVISAYDVEDTYEVPLMLEKEGLARYLVKRLGLPEREPDLEKWREMVEKYKNLDREVEIAVVGKYVKLADSYLSIKEALKHSSVANDVKVRIRWVEAEDVEREGVKLLEGVDGIIVPGGFGARGSEGKIMAIRYARENDIPFLGICFGFQLTVVEFARNVLGLKGAHSTEIDPQTPYPVVDLMPEQRDLDRLGGTMRLGAYPVHIKPNTLAKRLYGRDIVYERHRHRWEVNPDYVEKLEDAGLVFSGIAGDDERRMEILELPDHSYFIATQFHPEFKSKPMRPAPVFRGLVEAAKKRKYGE